One genomic region from Rhizomicrobium palustre encodes:
- a CDS encoding 4'-phosphopantetheinyl transferase family protein, producing MPQVYTVDLAGLEYATPGWLGLLDKVERARADRFFKARDRLAFIAAHTLKRVALAQALPGRDAKALQFDVDPYGKPFLAEQDRVPFSLSHTNGLVALALSSQTDLGVDVEALGSPIPHKDAMRSILSAAESAALTYAADLENTFLVLWTAKEAVAKAEGKGFSLQFSEIEVHHDHAQGLSLRWKLWWSRPTPGHILALAWDEREGAVDMRALRGDELTAWVECQGEGVGHRMA from the coding sequence ATGCCACAGGTTTACACTGTCGATCTGGCCGGACTGGAATATGCAACGCCGGGGTGGCTTGGCTTGCTTGATAAAGTCGAACGTGCGCGCGCCGACCGTTTTTTTAAGGCTAGAGATCGCTTGGCTTTTATTGCTGCACACACTTTGAAGCGGGTAGCGCTGGCGCAAGCTCTCCCTGGAAGAGACGCGAAAGCGCTTCAGTTCGACGTTGATCCATACGGCAAACCTTTCCTGGCAGAACAGGATAGAGTGCCCTTCAGCTTGTCTCACACGAATGGATTGGTTGCGCTCGCCCTGTCGTCGCAAACGGATTTGGGAGTTGATGTAGAGGCGCTGGGGTCACCAATTCCGCATAAAGATGCGATGCGTTCTATTCTGAGCGCCGCCGAAAGTGCGGCGCTCACCTATGCGGCCGATCTAGAAAACACATTTCTCGTGCTTTGGACAGCCAAGGAGGCTGTAGCAAAAGCTGAAGGCAAGGGCTTTTCCCTCCAATTTTCCGAAATAGAGGTTCACCACGATCACGCGCAGGGGCTATCGCTGCGATGGAAGCTGTGGTGGTCCCGGCCTACGCCCGGCCACATCTTGGCTTTGGCTTGGGATGAGAGAGAGGGTGCGGTCGACATGCGAGCCCTGCGTGGCGATGAACTTACGGCCTGGGTAGAGTGCCAGGGCGAGGGTGTTGGACACAGAATGGCTTAA
- a CDS encoding YcjF family protein, protein MSEKISKKPSDSAKESSVDPAARAARVETLSRNHILMAMGVSLVPLPVVDILGAMAIQLDLIKRLSAEYDLEFKEERGKAILTSLLGGIAPMAAGEAIASLLKFVPLVGSTFSVAMMPVVFGASTYAVGKVFAQHYEAGGTILDFDAAKMKKVFLEEFCSGKRVAANLSGKKEAAG, encoded by the coding sequence ATGTCCGAAAAAATAAGCAAAAAGCCCTCTGATTCCGCGAAAGAGTCTTCAGTTGATCCGGCTGCTCGTGCGGCGCGTGTTGAGACGCTGTCAAGGAATCACATTCTCATGGCGATGGGCGTCTCACTGGTCCCGCTTCCTGTGGTGGATATCCTTGGTGCGATGGCGATTCAGCTCGACCTGATCAAGAGACTCTCTGCTGAATATGATCTGGAGTTCAAAGAAGAGCGCGGCAAAGCCATTTTGACGTCGCTTCTGGGCGGGATCGCGCCCATGGCCGCGGGAGAGGCTATCGCTAGTCTGTTGAAGTTCGTTCCGCTGGTTGGATCGACCTTCAGTGTGGCAATGATGCCTGTGGTGTTTGGTGCTTCCACCTATGCTGTCGGCAAGGTGTTTGCCCAGCATTATGAGGCTGGCGGTACGATTCTGGACTTCGATGCGGCCAAAATGAAAAAGGTCTTCCTTGAAGAGTTCTGCTCTGGGAAGCGGGTGGCGGCCAACCTTAGTGGGAAAAAAGAGGCTGCCGGCTAA